From Anopheles arabiensis isolate DONGOLA chromosome 3, AaraD3, whole genome shotgun sequence, a single genomic window includes:
- the LOC120899601 gene encoding uncharacterized protein LOC120899601, whose translation MSRVSHWHKFTSHKSAIKSDLLAEILALADKLTPILANPSVSHASRTHTSTNASSLNATNTRTTKTASTRRTFTNSMELTADIQQAANDTNTVEVSDSCNHYTHRTKVTSDISAGHCRTNTKSSSDPVLNHDTTNTGITEKRGNQSLSQMTEILEAIQPEFPPTPPQLSPGVGLQSQNNLSNTNRSPQISPFAKRKAHN comes from the exons ATGTCACGAGTTTCGCATTGGCACAAATTCACTTCTCACAA aTCGGCTATCAAGAGCGATTTGCTTGCTGAGATCCTCGCTCTCGCTGATAAGCTAACACCCATATTAGCTAATCCGTCTGTTTCTCacgcatcgcgaacgcacacGTCCACTAATGCATCGTCACTCAACGCCACTAATACCAGAACGACTAAAACAGCATCCACTCGCCGTACATTTACCAACTCAATGGAGCTCACTGCAGATATCCAACAAGCAGCGAACGATACCAACACTGTGGAAGTTTCTGATAGCTGCAACCACTACACTCATCGTACTAAGGTGACTAGTGATATTAGTGCTGGGCACTGccgaacaaatacaaaatcatCTTCTGATCCTGTTTTGAACCACGATACCACGAACACTGGCATAACAGAAAAA CGCGGGAATCAATCACTATCCCAGATGACCGAGATCCTAGAGGCTATCCAACCGGAGTTTCCTCCCACACCCCCTCAGTTATCACCGGGGGTGGGGCTTCAATCACAGAACAATCTCAGCAACACGAATCGCTCACCACAGATCAGCCCGTTTGCCAAACGGAAAGCTCACAATTAA